One Purpureocillium takamizusanense chromosome 1, complete sequence genomic window carries:
- a CDS encoding uncharacterized protein (COG:S~EggNog:ENOG503P3FA), which translates to MVGVPRSSGCQLCRKRRVRCDEARPGCCNCRKYGAECPGYERGIKFVSGKHQIRQRGKRSDNEGSSAGGSGSSTGSVTPLSEPSPPGAHALVKSLRPNRAEFIGTIIATVRTNITRSDVSGFLSWVDLGRLGSRAVLDGAMSSLAMHLVGKERADEDMIAYSRGVYGKSLIALQTSLRHETEWRSSETLCAAMLLCVFELFAGTASSDSWLAHAKGIGTLMKQRGPEAHATGWDASMILTFRGVLIMCDMFFPQSDVCFLSLPEWKPMIKDGGRHLIHPAEQPDRVIHIVDGFFECLAELPAILAPAYVLRESRTMGTVHEPGPEKVAALAQRALRCRELFTQWYGDFKTLNVMPEEVPTQDPTSPFALVFQYRDSWVGSMHMGYWASMLIVQEALVQFRYLELDSEARAQRHELTGNILRSLETVGSGTMGPYRVGFAVRIAYEVASPQHQRWVLGLLDRFKKTYAATDRATYPEPKPENEEWESVC; encoded by the exons ATGGTCGGCGtcccgcgcagcagcggctgccaGCTGTGCAGGAAGCGGCGTGTCAGGTGTGACGAGGCACGCCCGGGGTGCTGCAACTGTCGCAAGTACGGGGCCGAGTGCCCGGGTTACGAGCGTGGCATCAAGTTCGTCTCGGGGAAGCACCAGATCAGACAGCGGGGAAAGCGCAGCGACAACGagggctcctcggccggcggcagcggctctAGCACTGGATCCGTCACGCCGCTCAGCGAGCCGTCGCCTCCgggcgcgcacgcgctggTCAAGTCCCTGCGACCCAACAGGGCAGAGTTCATCGGCACCATCATCGCGACGGTGCGCACAAACATCACCCGGTCTGACGTGTCGGGGTTCCTGTCGTGGGTCGATCTCGGCCGGCTTGGCTCGCGCGCTGTCCTCGACGGAGCCATGTCCTCGCTGGCCATGCATCTCGTGGGCAaggagcgcgccgacgaAGACATGATTGCCTACAGTAGGGGCGTCTACGGCAAGTCGCTGATAGCGCTGCAGACGAGTCTGCGACACGAGACCGAGTGGCGGTCGTCTGAGACGCTATGCGCGGCCATGCTGTTGTGTGTCTTTGAG CTGTTTGCtggcacggcatcgtcagACTCGTGGCTGGCTCACGCAAAGGGCATAGGGACGCTGATGAAGCAGCGTGGCCCGGAAGCGCACGCCACCGGCTGGGACGCTTCCATGATACTCACCTTTCGCGGCGTCTTG ATTATGTGCGACATGTTCTTTCCCCAGAGTGATGTCTGCTTTCTATCTCTGCCTGAGTGGAAGCCGATGATCAAGGACGGCGGACGGCACTTGATTCACCCGGCCGAGCAGCCAGACCGCGTCATccacatcgtcgacggcttcTTCGAGTGCCTGGCAGAGCTCCCAGCCATCCTCGCACCCGCCTATGTTCTCCGCGAATCGCGGACCATGGGCACCGTACACGAGCCGGGGCCCGAAaaggtcgccgcccttgctcAGCGGGCTTTGCGTTGCCGCGAGCTCTTCACCCAGTGGTACGGGGACTTCAAGACCCTCAATGTCATGCCCGAGGAGGTGCCGACGCAGGACCCTACATCGCCGTTCGCGCTGGTATTTCAGTATCGCGACTCATGGGTCGGGTCCATGCACATGGGCTACTGGGCGAGCATGCTCATCGTGCAGGAGGCGCTCGTGCAATTTCGGTACTTGGAGCTTGACTcggaggcgcgggcgcagcgcCATGAGCTGACAGGCAACATCCTTCGCTCGCTCGAGACGGTTGGGTCGGGCACCATGGGGCCTTACCGCGTGGGGTTCGCGGTGCGCATCGCATACGAGGTTGCGAGCCCGCAACATCAACGATGggtgctgggcctgctggaCAGGTTCAAGAAGACGTATGCGGCCACGGACCGGGCGACCTATCCTGAGCCGAAGCCGGAGAATGAGGAGTGGGAGTCGGTTTGTTGA
- a CDS encoding uncharacterized protein (EggNog:ENOG503PHS7~TransMembrane:1 (o79-98i)), with translation MAPAVQARGGATAAHDMVDELLLSTTPTPTLPVSATDDDSHYQLLRARQSAPTATVTVVSGGDSGDNGGGSATTLSGGAIAGIVIGSIAGFLLLVWIYRSCFNIGAPPGEDREAWYHDVDPKRSSHHHHHHGYHHSRPRHSSHHHRHHSRRRSSLSSTMSTPPPVVVRETSRTQPVYVARGRDRVSRSRGRQY, from the coding sequence ATGGCTCCCGCCGTACAAGCGCGCGgtggcgccacggccgcgcaCGACATGGTCGATGAGCTTCTGCTTTCcaccacgccgacgccgacattGCCCGTCTCCGCCACCGACGATGACAGCCACTACCAGCTGCTCCGCGCGCGGCAGtccgccccgacggcgaccgtcaccgtcgttTCCGGGGGCGACAGCGGTGACAACGGTGGAGGCTCGGCCACGACtctgagcggcggcgccattgcgggcatcgtcatcggctccatcgccggcttcctcctcctcgtaTGGATCTACCGCTCGTGCTTCAACATAGGCGCCCCGCCGGGCGAGGACCGCGAGGCCTGGTATCACGACGTCGACCCCAAGCGCTCCtcgcaccatcaccaccaccatggctACCACCACAGTCGCCCGCGCCACAGcagtcaccaccaccgtcaccacagccgccgccgctcctcgctGTCCTCCACCATGTCCACGcccccgcccgtcgtcgtgcgcgaGACGTCCAGGACGCAGCCCGTGTACGTGGCACGCGGCAGAGACAGGGTGTCGAGGTCCAGGGGGCGGCAGTACTGA
- a CDS encoding uncharacterized protein (EggNog:ENOG503PXTP) has product MNGAQPKTGASPSVDTSSHAASRPIDIPNLSKSQRTSSYSSDSSSAFATSPPLSSSFSSSLRKTSTFVKPAPRVNVHTTCGRHTDQYFFGGPSLRDLARSMIGKKT; this is encoded by the exons ATGAACGGTGCTCAGCCGAAAACAGGTGCCAGTCCGTCAGTTGACACCTCGTCACacgcggcgagcaggcccaTTGATATTCCAAACCTCTCCAAGAGTCAA CGCACGAGTTCCTACTCGAGCGACTCTTCCAGCGCATTCGCAACGTCCCCGCCGCTCTCATCGTCCTTTTCATCCTCCCTCCGCAAGACGTCAACCTTTGTCAAGCCCGCCCCCAGGGTCAACGTGCATACAACTTGCGGCCGCCACACGGACCAGTACTTCTTCGGTGGACCGTCCCTAAGGGACCTCGCCCGATCCATGATTGGCAAGAAGACTTAA
- the BNI4 gene encoding bud neck involved protein (COG:S~EggNog:ENOG503NVE2), which translates to MAALVQTYPQQTGTVTMLQTRPPTTSGIMPAGQQHANHQYMGSSAQAPRSAYQGSGSAAYRGSTAPVQPYAFTSTPNLNQNMQNMQWQQYGAYRTHSSPAVPGMQTPDINASYRAQLLNSPMAANMGGQPHSFGIGQSGSRDDSALRSSPALTRPQSFLSVNSQPSFGSGTSNRSTSDRYRRTSGGVTHHARSQSSTLPGSITMVNNATPLYSAQRSPNHAQSMSLPGGKSLVSVSSMDDMHNYSRQAQEEAKRVRRRSMHSMESPEFHKPGPTATPARPAERGLRPQRPGSSAAHSRKASSESTSSSLSNHSRASSVTNRNVSAPAGNPSLLGSDETSAKVDQPKMVPLPQRGSSSDAAKRTINPSPLSKPATMATESAEEPSHAAASRADSPAAKQLAAINQKGVKAKSKTSRLRRAFSFGSAADFRKAAAGDEGEGTDKNEHSKLGKEPTSDEAYDAEQARIAEAQEAGGIGNNIYGSRFFGSTDNLSISSTASSASIMIRKMGRGMKKSTRSLVGLFRPKSVTGVPAAEAVPPEASQAAVSMITVEAETQRVNVTADPAAGNGGTGFPHLERNSLDAAQVPEMSERSGSSGTDRSGPRKSIVGGERERAEVLAAVRKGILKRSGSPSIRQPDASPDLVLPSIPNVADSPISSAPSTPNDETQGHRRTGSIAIGNEDYFMSALRLRQDAKSPPGTPQGGKRNATFSPRIVFYDTWPSQEYDRRGEIATCNRLTPMLAQQIKEELNTFKMEMEVHENSKIYTHFF; encoded by the exons ATGGCTGCGTTGGTACAAACCTATCCTCAGCAGACAGGTACCGTAACGATGCTTCAAACACGACCGCCCACTACCTCCGGCATCATGCCGGCTGGACAGCAGCACGCCAACCATCAATACATGGGAAGCTCCGCCCAGGCGCCGAGATCTGCCTACCAAGGATCCGGCTCTGCAGCATATCGAGGCAGCACGGCCCCGGTTCAGCCCTATGCCTTTACCAGCACCCCGAACCTCAATCAAAACATGCAAAATATGCAGTGGCAGCAGTACGGTGCTTACCGGACACACTCCTCACCCGCCGTTCCAGGCATGCAGACACCAGACATAAATGCGAGTTACCGGGCACAACTTCTGAACAGTCCTATGGCTGCGAACATGGGCGGACAGCCTCATTCGTTTGGCATCGGCCAGAGTGGCTCTCGCGATGACTCGGCTCTGCGAAGCAGCCCTGCGCTGACCCGGCCGCAATCTTTCCTCTCCGTCAACTCTCAGCCATCATTCGGCTCTGGGACATCAAACCGGAGCACCTCTGATCGATATAGACGTACCAGCGGCGGTGTGACGCACCACGCGCGCTCCCAGAGCTCTACCCTGCCCGGCAGCATTACAATGGTCAATAACGCCACTCCGTTGTATAGCGCTCAGAGGAGCCCAAATCATGCCCAGTCCATGAGCCTCCCGGGCGGCAAGTCGTTGGTCTCGGTTTCATCTATGGACGATATGCACAATTATAGCCGCCAGGCTCAGGAGGAGGCGAAGAGGGTTCGACGGCGAAGCATGCACTCGATGGAAAGTCCCGAGTTCCACAAGCCTGGGCCGACCGCAACGCCTGCTCGTCCGGCAGAAAGGGGATTGAGGCCCCAGCGACCTGGCTCAAGCGCTGCCCACTCTCGCAAGGCCAGCTCTGAGAGTACCTCATCGAGCCTAAGCAATCATTCCAGGGCATCCTCG GTTACCAACCGCAATGTGTCAGCCCCCGCTGGCAACCCCTCTTTGCTCGGGTCCGACGAGACATCTGCCAAAGTTGACCAACCAAAGATGGTGCCTCTCCCTCAGCGAGGCTCCTCCTCTGATGCAGCGAAGCGCACAATCAATCCCTCTCCGCTCTCCAAGCCAGCAACCATGGCGACGGAGTCGGCCGAGGAGCCATCGCATGCGGCGGCTAGCAGAGCCGACTCCCCTGCGGCGAAGCAGCTGGCTGCCATCAACCAGAAAGGGGTGAAGGCGAAGAGCAAGACGTCGCGCTTGCGACGAGCGTTTTCTTTTGGGAGCGCTGCGGATTTCCGtaaggccgccgccggtgatgaGGGAGAAGGCACGGATAAGAACGAGCACTCCAAACTTGGAAAAGAACCTACGTCCGATGAAGCGTACGATGCCGAACAGGCTCGCATTGCCGAAGCACAAGAGGCCGGTGGCATCGGCAACAATATCTACGGAAGTAGGTTCTTCGGCTCGACAGACAAtctctccatctcgtccacggcatcatcggctTCCATCATGATACGAAAGATGGGACGTGGCATGAAGAAGAGCACTCGGTCGCTGGTCGGCCTGTTCCGCCCCAAATCTGTCACTGGTGTCCCTGCCGCGGAGGCTGTGCCGCCTGAGGCCAGCCAAGCGGCAGTCTCCATGATCACCGTTGAAGCCGAGACACAGCGTGTCAATGTCACCGCTGACCCTGCGGCTGGAAACGGTGGCACTGGATTTCCTCATCTCGAGCGCAACTCCCTGGATGCTGCCCAGGTCCCGGAAATGTCGGAGCGTTCAGGCAGCTCTGGGACAGACAGAAGCGGCCCGCGAAAGAGCATTGTTGGCGGCGAAAGGGAGCGCGCCGAAGTGCTTGCTGCTGTGCGCAAGGGCATCTTGAAGC GTTCCGGCAGCCCGTCGATTCGACAACCCGATGCGTCGCCTGATCTCGTGCTGCCCAGCATACCCAATGTGGCGGATTCCCCCATCTCGAGCGCGCCTAGCACACCAAATGACGAGACGCAAGGTCACCGGAGGACCGGCTCAATCGCCATCGGCAATGAGGACTACTTCATGTCGGCCCTTCGCCTCCGACAAGACGCCAAGAGCCCGCCTGGAACGCCGCAAGGTGGGAAGAGGAACGCAACCTTCTCTCCTCGCATCGTCTTCTATGACACGTGGCCGAGTCAAGAGTACGACAGACGGGGTGAAATTGCGACATGCAACCGGCTCACGCCGATGCTTGCGCAGCAGATCAAGGAAGAACTCAACACGTTCAAGATG GAGATGGAAGTCCACGAGAACTCCAAGATCTACACACACTTCTTCTGA
- the DUS1 gene encoding tRNA-dihydrouridine(16/17) synthase (NAD(P)(+)) (COG:J~BUSCO:EOG09262Q6S~EggNog:ENOG503NV6J), protein MRRSWTARLSVLGRPLISTRWLVCHKRYTTMTASEAREAAKPGKLHGRAFYESIGSPKYIVAPMVDQSEFAWRMLTRSYMADSEQSKLLAYTPMLHARLFSQEEKYRRGHFQAVRPDASEPWLDGNASMDRPLFVQFCANDPDALLAAARHVAPYCDAVDLNLGCPQGIARKGHYGAFLQEDQDLIFRLINKLHRELSIPVTAKIRILETREKTLAYAQNVLKAGASILTVHGRRREQKGHLTGLADWETLKWLRDSLPPETVMFANGNILQEGDVEKCLEATGVDGVMSAEGNLSDPAIFAKPPPPGEEGREYWRGKDGKGGWRVDGMTRRYLDIIHRYALGEEPPQRRPLFMPGDDTAWLAADDAEGEGDEPARKRRKKDGPPRKEEANPNLSAMQPHLFHLLRHFVTRHTDVRDMLARGRKDGIDGYERVLEAVERRVAEGLLEYERTGGESFEAELRALEDSTPAAATESNGAGAGDETESQKADTVPEAESSRGTIRRCKRPWWVAQPIVRPLPSEALAKGAITLSKKNKAAVAAGASSRDLGSQKGGDDDGKEGAPHKAEAAAAAAATNTTTTHENGATAQQVETEAEAEGRKEELASRDELVAG, encoded by the exons ATGCGACGGAGCTGGACTGCCCGCCTCTCCGTGCTTGGACGCCCCCTGATCTCGACGCGCTGGCTCGTCTGTCACAAACGGTATACGACCATGACGGCATCAGAAGCGCGAGAGGCGGCAAAGCCTGGCAAGCTACATGGAAGGGCGTTTTATGAGAGCATTGGAAGCCCCAAGTACATTGTGGCCCCTATGGTGGACCAGTCCGAGTTT GCCTGGCGCATGCTCACACGATCGTACATGGCCGATTCCGAACAGTCCAAACTTCTCGCGTATACCCCGATGCTACACGCCCGGCTCTTCTCTCAGGAGGAAAAATATCGCCGGGGCCATTTCCAGGCTGTCCGGCCCGATGCCTCAGAGCCATGGCTTGACGGAAACGCTTCCATGGACCGACCGCTCTTCGTGCAGTTTTGCGCCAACGACCCCgatgcgctcctcgccgcggcccgtcACGTCGCCCCGTACTgtgacgccgtcgacctcaaTCTAGGATGCCCACAAGGCATCGCGAGAAAGGGCCATTACGGCGCCTTTCTCCAGGAGGACCAGGACCTTATTTTTCGTCTCATCAACAAGCTTCACAGGGAACTGTCTATTCCCGTCACGGCCAAGATAAGAATACTGGAGACGAGGGAAAAGACGCTGGCGTACGCGCAGAACGTCCTCAAGGCCGGCGCTTCCATCCTGACGGTGCACGGCCGGAGGCGCGAGCAAAAGGGGCACCTGACGGGCCTGGCGGACTGGGAGACGCTTAAGTGGCTCAGGGACAGCCTGCCACCCGAGACGGTCATGTTTGCCAACGGCAACATTCTGcaggagggcgacgtcgagaagtgcctcgaggcgacgggcgtcgacggaGTCATGAGTGCAGAGGGCAACCTGAGCGACCCGGCCATCTTCGCCAAGCCACCGCCcccgggcgaggagggacgCGAGTACTGGCGtggcaaggacggcaagggaGGCTGGCGGGTCGACGGCATGACGAGGCGATACCTCGACATCATCCACAGGTATGCGCTCGGTGAGGAGCcgccccagcggcggccgctctTCATGCCCGGGGACGACACGGCCTGGCTtgcggcggacgacgccgagggtgagggcgacgagccggCCCGCAAGCGGCGCAAGAAagacggcccgccgcgcaaggaggaggccaaTCCCAACCTGTCGGCCATGCAGCCACATCTGTTCCACCTGCTCCGGCACTTTGTCACGCGGCACACGGACGTGCGCGACATgctcgcgcgcgggcgcaaggacggcatcgacggctaCGAGCGGGTCCTCGAAGCCGTGGAACGCAGAGTCGCCGAGGGCCTTCTCGAATACGAGCGCACCGGCGGGGAGAGTTTCGAAGCGGAGCTGCGCGCGCTGGAAGAttcgacgccggccgctgcGACCGAGtccaacggcgccggggcAGGCGACGAGACCGAGAGCCAGAAGGCAGACACGGTGCCGGAGGCGGAGAGCTCCCGGGGCACGATAAGGCGGTGCAAGCGGCCGTGGTGGGTCGCGCAGCCCATCGTGCGGCCACTGCcgagcgaggcgctggccaaggggGCGATAACGCTGAGCAAGAAGAACAaagccgctgtcgccgccggcgcctcctccagaGACCTGGGTTCCCagaagggcggcgacgacgacggcaaggagggcgcgccgcacaaggcagaggcagcagccgccgccgccgccaccaacaccaccactACCCATGAAAACGGAGCCACGGCCCAGCAAGTCGAGacagaggcagaggcggaggggaggaaggaggagctCGCATCACgagacgagctcgtcgcgggATGA